A single genomic interval of Christensenellaceae bacterium 44-20 harbors:
- a CDS encoding ImmA/IrrE family metallo-endopeptidase: MTNKEEQELGKSEIRIAASSFRNSLAGKKAMLDTMIGQMAQRGWRTVYFGDDGDGDQTIKDLELENYANLHSAFIYQPLKIIFLNKTAIDKPRHYAHEVAHIVLTHDLDSLAQTQNDDEANAFADHLLKPRFNKNQIIALAATVALGVSLILHIPGIVHPKAGQAATPTSNQSGIADVVGNPSDIVVITASGDKYHRPVCVYVQNKTNTQELTREKAEALHKEPCAVCNP, translated from the coding sequence ATGACAAATAAGGAGGAACAGGAATTGGGAAAATCAGAAATCAGAATTGCAGCATCTTCTTTTCGAAACTCTTTAGCAGGCAAAAAAGCCATGCTCGATACCATGATCGGGCAGATGGCGCAAAGAGGTTGGCGCACCGTCTATTTTGGCGACGATGGCGATGGAGATCAAACTATTAAAGATTTAGAGCTTGAAAATTATGCAAATCTCCATAGCGCTTTTATCTACCAGCCTTTAAAGATTATTTTTCTTAATAAAACGGCCATCGATAAGCCCCGGCATTATGCTCATGAAGTCGCGCACATTGTTTTGACGCACGATCTAGATTCTCTAGCACAGACACAAAACGACGACGAGGCGAACGCTTTCGCCGATCATCTGCTAAAACCACGCTTTAATAAAAATCAAATAATCGCACTTGCCGCAACTGTGGCGCTGGGAGTATCCCTCATTCTTCATATTCCCGGCATCGTCCATCCAAAAGCTGGACAAGCCGCCACGCCTACATCAAATCAATCCGGAATTGCAGATGTTGTTGGGAATCCAAGTGATATTGTCGTTATCACCGCATCAGGCGATAAGTACCATAGGCCAGTTTGCGTCTATGTGCAAAATAAAACGAACACGCAGGAACTTACAAGGGAAAAGGCCGAGGCGCTTCATAAAGAGCCTTGCGCGGTTTGCAATCCGTAA
- a CDS encoding site-specific integrase produces MAKAKKLPSGNWRVLEYSHSEPKKDKNGRLLLDENGKVKMARRYKSFTAPDRREAEFMAAEWRTRNERAANIKNITLSEAYARYISARQNVLSPSTVREYKRSARCDLQGLMPLKLKNITQELIQREIDREAATHSPKTIRNMHGLLASVLASYLPNFRLTTRLPQKQIVTYVVPSDDDIKKVIAAAKGRTIEKAILLAAFGSLRRGEISPLLLNDLYDNGVSINKDMVLDEHNNWVIKPPKTTAGYRNVDLPDVVMDILRQNIPESGRVVEMAPSHITDQFSTLLSQAGVKHFRFHDLRHYQASILHALGVPDKYIMQRGGWSSDYTLKKVYRHAMEQQGKKFTKKANNYFEKILQHEMQHEK; encoded by the coding sequence ATGGCAAAGGCTAAAAAATTACCTAGTGGGAATTGGCGAGTTTTAGAGTATAGCCACTCCGAGCCAAAAAAAGATAAGAATGGAAGGTTGCTGCTCGACGAAAACGGAAAGGTGAAAATGGCGCGCCGCTATAAATCCTTTACCGCCCCCGATCGCAGAGAAGCAGAATTTATGGCCGCCGAATGGCGAACAAGAAATGAGCGCGCCGCCAACATTAAAAACATTACGCTTAGCGAGGCATACGCCAGATATATCTCTGCTCGCCAGAATGTCCTATCTCCTTCCACCGTCAGAGAATATAAACGCTCCGCTCGCTGCGATTTACAAGGCCTTATGCCTCTTAAACTCAAAAATATTACTCAAGAACTTATCCAGCGCGAGATTGATAGAGAAGCCGCAACACATTCCCCCAAAACCATCAGAAATATGCACGGCCTCCTCGCCTCTGTCCTTGCTTCCTATTTGCCGAACTTTAGGCTTACAACAAGGCTTCCCCAGAAACAAATAGTAACTTATGTTGTGCCTAGCGATGACGATATAAAAAAAGTTATCGCTGCGGCCAAAGGCCGGACAATCGAAAAAGCAATCTTACTTGCCGCATTTGGTTCTCTTCGACGCGGCGAGATTAGCCCGCTCTTATTGAATGATCTGTATGATAACGGCGTAAGCATAAATAAAGATATGGTTCTCGATGAGCATAACAACTGGGTAATTAAGCCACCTAAGACAACAGCCGGGTATAGAAACGTAGATCTGCCCGATGTTGTCATGGATATACTGAGACAAAATATTCCCGAATCAGGGCGCGTCGTGGAAATGGCACCAAGCCATATTACGGATCAATTTTCTACTCTACTTTCCCAAGCCGGAGTAAAGCACTTTCGTTTTCATGATCTCCGGCATTATCAGGCATCTATTTTACATGCTCTTGGCGTGCCTGATAAATACATTATGCAGCGTGGCGGTTGGAGTTCAGATTATACCTTAAAGAAAGTTTATAGGCACGCTATGGAGCAGCAAGGGAAGAAGTTCACTAAAAAGGCCAATAATTATTTCGAAAAAATTTTGCAACACGAAATGCAACACGAAAAATAA
- a CDS encoding flavin reductase family protein, with protein MKKEYRAKPQSMKSIPTYGFSWVDFVTAIPSPLFVVTSYKSNGLPNACLQSWATFVGSSEDFYCIMASVNQAGHMYQTIKETGELVLNFPSAEYYDRRYATIAHNGFEDDEIRKSGLTAEPAATVHAPRIQECFLNLECQYLWEKELYEGSSHVVLCAVVKNVCIDSALFQEHTSRYSDQGYLYNVHYPINPETGKGGYDCLATLKEIEHSKTYY; from the coding sequence ATGAAAAAAGAGTACCGCGCGAAGCCGCAATCCATGAAAAGCATCCCGACCTACGGTTTCTCCTGGGTCGATTTTGTAACGGCCATTCCCTCCCCGCTTTTTGTCGTTACCAGCTATAAATCCAATGGCCTGCCCAATGCCTGTCTGCAATCGTGGGCGACTTTCGTGGGCAGCAGCGAGGATTTTTACTGCATTATGGCCTCTGTCAATCAGGCCGGGCATATGTATCAGACGATCAAAGAGACGGGAGAGCTGGTTCTGAACTTCCCCTCCGCAGAATACTACGACCGCCGCTATGCCACGATTGCCCATAACGGCTTTGAAGACGACGAGATCCGCAAATCCGGGCTGACGGCAGAACCCGCTGCCACAGTTCACGCGCCCAGAATCCAGGAGTGTTTTTTGAATCTGGAGTGCCAGTATCTTTGGGAAAAGGAGCTGTATGAAGGGTCAAGCCACGTCGTCCTGTGCGCTGTCGTCAAAAACGTCTGCATAGACAGCGCCCTTTTTCAGGAGCATACGAGCCGCTATTCGGATCAGGGGTATCTCTATAATGTGCACTACCCCATCAACCCCGAAACCGGCAAAGGCGGCTACGATTGCCTGGCCACTTTAAAGGAAATCGAGCATTCCAAAACTTATTATTGA
- a CDS encoding helix-turn-helix transcriptional regulator: MDTLSYVVACNILKLRAKAGLSRLALASEAGIGQDTLHDIEHACINSSVRTIDKIADALGVPSYQLFAGWYPPHSKAAPLIEFLLKAL, from the coding sequence ATGGATACTCTTTCTTATGTTGTCGCCTGCAATATTCTCAAACTGCGCGCCAAAGCTGGTCTCTCGCGCCTGGCTCTGGCTTCGGAAGCTGGCATCGGCCAGGATACGCTCCACGATATCGAGCATGCCTGTATCAACTCCAGCGTCAGAACCATCGATAAAATCGCAGACGCTCTTGGCGTCCCTTCCTATCAGCTTTTCGCCGGGTGGTATCCGCCTCATTCCAAGGCCGCGCCGCTCATCGAATTTTTGCTCAAGGCTCTGTAA
- a CDS encoding DUF1002 domain-containing protein translates to MLKKFSICAISFLLAIMLGCAPVSAAEVAEGESRVAIGADLTAEQRAQIYKDFDLSAGDVPELLVTNQEERLYLEGIAPENKIGSVALSCVYIQTLEEGEGLNISLHNVNWCSENMYRNALITAGITDASVMISAPFPVSGTAALTGIYKAYEDITGQKLDESAKKAAASELVITGDLAEAIGSVDATLLVNELKGILDQTQNMTDDEVRAEISAIAKDLGVEVSDSQVEQLLRLCRELEGLDTDQLQERLESIVGVIDSAKKVDTFFSKLGKDIQNFFQSVGDFFSNLFKK, encoded by the coding sequence ATGTTAAAAAAATTTAGCATATGCGCGATCAGCTTTTTGCTTGCCATCATGTTAGGTTGTGCCCCCGTTTCAGCCGCCGAAGTCGCCGAAGGGGAATCCCGCGTCGCCATTGGCGCAGATCTAACCGCAGAACAGCGCGCGCAAATTTATAAAGACTTCGATCTTTCCGCAGGCGATGTGCCCGAGCTTCTCGTAACCAATCAGGAAGAGCGCCTGTATCTAGAGGGCATCGCGCCGGAAAACAAGATCGGCAGTGTCGCTCTCTCCTGCGTCTATATCCAAACTCTGGAAGAAGGCGAAGGGCTGAATATTTCACTGCATAATGTCAACTGGTGCAGTGAAAATATGTACCGCAATGCGCTCATCACCGCCGGCATTACAGATGCCAGTGTCATGATCTCGGCCCCCTTCCCTGTCTCCGGCACCGCCGCCCTCACAGGCATCTATAAAGCCTATGAGGATATCACCGGCCAAAAGCTGGATGAATCCGCCAAAAAGGCCGCCGCCAGCGAACTGGTCATCACGGGCGATTTGGCAGAGGCCATAGGCAGTGTGGATGCCACTCTGCTCGTCAATGAGCTCAAAGGCATTCTGGATCAAACGCAGAATATGACGGACGATGAAGTCCGCGCAGAGATCTCCGCCATCGCAAAGGATTTGGGCGTGGAGGTGTCCGATTCCCAAGTAGAGCAGCTGCTCCGCCTGTGCCGCGAACTGGAAGGGCTGGATACCGACCAGCTCCAGGAGCGTCTGGAATCCATTGTCGGCGTCATCGATTCCGCCAAGAAGGTGGATACCTTCTTCTCCAAGCTGGGCAAAGATATCCAAAACTTTTTCCAGAGCGTCGGAGACTTTTTCTCCAACCTGTTCAAGAAATAG